In Candidatus Methylomirabilis tolerans, the genomic stretch ATGGCTGTGTTTCGCATCAAGGAGTTGCTCTACCAGAAGCGGTTTACCATCGCGGGCGCCAGACGTCATATGGCGGTAGAGCAGGGGCCGTTCCCACCAACCGTATCGGATGCTATTCGACTGGTGAAGGAAGAGCTGAAGCATATTGCTTCGTTATTGCGTGCACAATCCCCCTGACGTAAAGGTCTGGTAAACATCGGGGCGTGGCGCAGCCTGGTAGCGCACTGGCATGGGGGGCCAGGGGTCGTTGGTTCAAATCCAATCGCCCCGACCAGCACGATTCATCGATATAGAAGACTGTCTATCGGCAGATTGTGCGTCTGCCGTTTTTTTAGTCGTGAATGAATATACTGATCTCTAACGACGACGGCATTCATGCTCGAGGCCTTCGGGTACTCGCGGATGCGCTATCCAGCGTGGGTGAAGTATGGGTGGTGGCGCCTGATCGTGAACGGAGCGCATCCGGCCATTCCCTCACATTAAACAGACCGTTACGGGTCACGAAGGTTGCGCCGACCTGGTTTACGGTTGACGGTACACCGACTGATTGTATCGCCCTTGCCCTCATGGGCATGATCAATCGAAAGTTTGATCTGGTCGCATCCGGTATCAATGTTGGCGGAAATATGGGCGACGATGTCACCTATTCCGGGACGGTTTCAGCCGCCTTCGAAGCCACACTATTGGGACTCCCGGCGTTTGCCCTGTCTGTTGTGGCGCATCGGAAAGTGAATTTTTCAGCAGCCGAGCAGGCCGCAGTAATGGTGGCAAGGCTCATCGCAAAACATGGGTTGCCGGCAGATACCATGCTGAATGTGAACGTCCCGAATTGTCGCCCATCAGCGATTAAAGGTGTGGCAATTACGCAACAGGGAAGACGACGCTATGGTGACAACATCATCGTGAGAAAAGTCGACCCCCGCGGGAAGGCCTATTACTGGATCGGCGGGAAAGAACCCACATGGGAGCCATTGAAAGAAAGCGACTATGCTGCGGTGACGGCAGGATCCA encodes the following:
- the surE gene encoding 5'/3'-nucleotidase SurE encodes the protein MNILISNDDGIHARGLRVLADALSSVGEVWVVAPDRERSASGHSLTLNRPLRVTKVAPTWFTVDGTPTDCIALALMGMINRKFDLVASGINVGGNMGDDVTYSGTVSAAFEATLLGLPAFALSVVAHRKVNFSAAEQAAVMVARLIAKHGLPADTMLNVNVPNCRPSAIKGVAITQQGRRRYGDNIIVRKVDPRGKAYYWIGGKEPTWEPLKESDYAAVTAGSISITPLHLDLTNSSVLEKLQKWEFHWDHSPSTAGRRRGTARKAVN